A region of Paractinoplanes abujensis DNA encodes the following proteins:
- a CDS encoding bifunctional glycosyltransferase/CDP-glycerol:glycerophosphate glycerophosphotransferase — MPLLSIVLPVYRVQAYLRECLDSILEQSFTDFEVIAVDDCSPDHSGAILDEYAARDSRVRVVHLERNVGLGEARNAGLGHTAGEYVWFIDSDDWIAPGALAAVADRLRTAEPDVLVVDYAKVWWDTTTKHSRLSALVASAKFPRTFTLAEHPAAIRIFHVAWNKIYNRDFLLKNDITYPTGLYEDVPVGYPVLMLADRISVLERVCVYYRQRRRGAITSTPGRRHFEVLDQWDALFQRLDAIGERAAPFRHLVFERMLYQCLLVLENPERIARADRKEFFRAVAAAYRRHVPAGYTFPGGREGAGHRIVARNSYAQWRTFRSGLDAAAAAKPRLVEVRNAVRLRTRLNMLYYRSRLRRPMDENLAVYSAYWGKGYVCNPRAVYEKMTELAPGVRGVWEIKPGAEAEVPAGVETVTIGTKAHLRALAQAKYLITNVNYRGWVVKRDGAIHLSTNHGTPAKAMGVDQLKHPSGLGDLDMAALLERSDRWTYSVSPNAYTSEIWERAYPCNYETLETGYPRNDVLATATPDDVAAARERLGLRPGQVAVAYLPTYRDYEFGSDALLNVESFADRLPDGTVLLVRVHHFDRSHVPAGHPGIVDLSDYPRVEDIYLAADMLITDYSSVMFDYAVLDRPIAIYAADWDKYRATRGAYLDVFAEGPGVATDDENELAGLFVSGAVSGPAATSARALFRKRFCYLDDGRASERVVRRVFLDEPVPPAPAGRAVPVMAPEPLPEVHPVADDSPAVALPAQRDRSASAARLGS; from the coding sequence ATGCCGCTGCTGAGTATTGTCCTTCCCGTCTATCGGGTGCAGGCCTACCTTCGGGAATGCCTCGACTCCATCCTCGAGCAGTCGTTCACCGACTTCGAGGTGATCGCGGTCGACGACTGCTCGCCCGACCACAGCGGCGCGATCCTCGACGAGTACGCCGCCCGCGACAGCCGCGTCCGCGTGGTGCACCTGGAGCGGAACGTGGGCCTGGGCGAGGCGCGCAACGCCGGCCTCGGGCACACCGCCGGCGAGTACGTCTGGTTCATCGACAGCGACGACTGGATCGCCCCGGGCGCGCTGGCCGCGGTGGCCGACCGGCTGCGGACGGCCGAGCCCGACGTGCTGGTGGTCGACTACGCGAAGGTGTGGTGGGACACCACGACGAAGCACAGCCGGCTCTCCGCCCTGGTGGCATCGGCGAAGTTCCCGCGCACGTTCACGCTGGCCGAGCACCCGGCCGCGATCCGGATCTTCCACGTCGCCTGGAACAAGATCTACAACCGGGACTTCCTGCTCAAGAACGACATCACCTACCCGACCGGGCTCTACGAGGACGTTCCGGTCGGCTACCCCGTGCTGATGCTGGCCGACCGGATCAGCGTGCTCGAACGGGTCTGTGTCTACTACCGGCAGCGCCGCCGCGGGGCCATCACGTCGACCCCCGGCCGCCGGCACTTCGAGGTGCTCGACCAGTGGGACGCGCTCTTCCAGCGGCTCGACGCGATCGGCGAGCGGGCCGCGCCGTTCCGCCACCTGGTCTTCGAGCGCATGCTCTACCAGTGCCTGCTGGTGCTGGAGAACCCCGAACGGATCGCCCGGGCCGACCGTAAGGAGTTCTTCCGCGCGGTCGCCGCGGCCTACCGCCGGCACGTTCCCGCCGGCTACACGTTCCCCGGCGGCCGGGAGGGGGCCGGGCACCGGATCGTCGCCCGCAACTCGTACGCGCAGTGGCGCACCTTCCGCTCCGGGCTGGACGCGGCCGCGGCAGCCAAGCCCCGCCTGGTCGAGGTGCGCAACGCGGTGCGGCTGCGGACCCGGCTCAACATGCTCTACTACCGGTCCCGGCTGCGCCGGCCCATGGACGAGAACCTGGCCGTCTACTCCGCGTACTGGGGCAAGGGCTACGTGTGCAACCCGCGCGCGGTCTACGAGAAGATGACCGAGCTGGCCCCCGGCGTACGGGGCGTGTGGGAGATCAAGCCGGGTGCGGAGGCCGAGGTGCCGGCCGGCGTCGAGACGGTGACGATCGGCACGAAGGCGCACCTCCGGGCGCTGGCCCAGGCCAAGTACCTGATCACCAACGTCAACTACCGCGGCTGGGTGGTCAAGCGCGACGGCGCGATCCACCTGTCGACCAACCACGGCACCCCGGCCAAGGCGATGGGCGTGGACCAGCTCAAACACCCGTCCGGTCTGGGCGACCTGGACATGGCCGCCCTGCTCGAGCGGAGCGACCGCTGGACCTACAGCGTCAGCCCCAACGCCTACACGAGCGAGATCTGGGAGCGGGCCTACCCGTGCAACTACGAGACGCTCGAAACCGGCTACCCGCGTAACGACGTGCTGGCCACCGCCACCCCGGACGACGTGGCCGCGGCCCGCGAGCGGCTCGGCCTGCGGCCCGGTCAGGTCGCCGTGGCCTACTTGCCGACCTATCGCGACTACGAGTTCGGCAGCGACGCCCTGCTCAACGTGGAGAGTTTCGCCGACCGGCTGCCCGACGGGACGGTGCTGCTGGTGCGGGTGCACCACTTCGATCGCTCGCACGTGCCGGCCGGGCACCCCGGGATCGTCGACCTGAGCGACTACCCGCGGGTCGAGGACATCTACCTGGCGGCCGACATGCTGATCACCGACTACTCGTCGGTCATGTTCGACTACGCGGTGCTCGACCGGCCCATCGCGATCTACGCGGCCGACTGGGACAAGTACCGGGCCACCCGCGGCGCCTACCTCGACGTCTTCGCCGAGGGCCCGGGCGTCGCCACCGACGACGAGAACGAGCTGGCCGGCCTGTTCGTCTCCGGCGCGGTCTCCGGCCCGGCCGCGACCAGCGCCCGTGCGCTGTTCCGCAAGCGCTTCTGCTACCTCGACGACGGCCGCGCATCCGAGCGGGTGGTACGCCGGGTGTTCCTCGACGAACCCGTCCCGCCGGCGCCCGCGGGCCGCGCGGTGCCGGTCATGGCGCCCGAGCCGCTGCCGGAAGTGCACCCCGTCGCGGACGACTCCCCCGCCGTGGCCCTGCCGGCCCAGCGGGACAGGTCGGCGTCGGCGGCGCGCCTGGGGTCGTGA
- a CDS encoding sensor histidine kinase: MPGSVQSILLRDGASAFGVAVLCAASAWPSVVALLVTAAMCAPLAVRRVRPRLALVALTGAAALHVTMLDGPNASIIAVPVVLYSLARWSGPADARTALAVGLAGSVIGPVRWFAPGLVNPTAGAWATTIAAYAGVVVAFYVAGRRARETAERALAERESVLLAAAAEERTALAREVHDIVAHSLAVIAVQAEGGRAVTAKKPERAPDILAVIADASRGALDELRELVAVLRADGRTVPAPHRPAPGLGDLGELVSRLDGRARLRLAGDRERVGPLAALTIYRLVQESLTNVLRHAGPAARVEVRVHIDAREVLVSVTDDGRGGFPDPAGRGTGLIAMRERVQLHEGLLTAAPRPGGGFEVRAVLPLPGPGAAPG, translated from the coding sequence ATGCCCGGTTCAGTTCAGTCGATCCTGCTCCGCGACGGCGCGTCCGCGTTCGGCGTCGCCGTGCTGTGTGCTGCCTCCGCCTGGCCGTCGGTGGTGGCGCTGCTGGTCACCGCGGCGATGTGCGCGCCGCTGGCGGTGCGCCGCGTGCGCCCCCGGCTCGCGCTGGTGGCGTTGACGGGTGCGGCCGCGTTGCACGTGACCATGCTGGACGGCCCCAACGCGTCGATCATCGCCGTTCCGGTCGTGCTGTACAGCCTGGCGCGGTGGTCCGGTCCGGCCGACGCCCGTACGGCTCTGGCCGTCGGCCTGGCCGGCTCGGTGATCGGCCCCGTCCGGTGGTTCGCGCCCGGCCTGGTGAACCCGACCGCCGGGGCCTGGGCTACGACGATCGCGGCGTACGCGGGGGTGGTCGTGGCCTTCTACGTCGCCGGGCGCCGGGCCCGCGAGACGGCTGAGCGCGCGCTCGCCGAGCGGGAAAGCGTCCTGCTGGCGGCGGCCGCTGAGGAACGCACCGCGCTGGCCCGCGAGGTGCACGACATCGTGGCGCACTCCCTGGCGGTCATCGCGGTGCAGGCCGAGGGCGGCCGGGCGGTCACCGCGAAGAAGCCGGAGCGCGCGCCCGACATCCTCGCCGTCATCGCGGACGCGTCCCGCGGGGCCCTCGACGAATTGCGCGAGCTGGTCGCCGTGCTGCGCGCCGACGGCCGGACCGTCCCGGCCCCCCATCGACCCGCGCCCGGCCTCGGCGACCTCGGGGAGCTGGTGTCGCGCCTCGACGGGCGAGCCCGGCTGCGGCTGGCCGGCGACCGGGAACGGGTAGGTCCGCTGGCCGCGCTGACGATCTACCGGCTCGTCCAGGAGAGCCTGACCAACGTGCTCCGCCACGCGGGCCCCGCCGCACGAGTGGAGGTACGGGTGCACATCGATGCCCGCGAGGTGCTGGTGAGCGTCACCGACGACGGCCGCGGCGGCTTCCCGGACCCGGCGGGACGCGGCACCGGCCTGATCGCCATGCGCGAGCGGGTCCAGCTGCACGAGGGCCTGCTGACCGCCGCGCCCCGGCCCGGGGGCGGCTTCGAGGTGCGGGCCGTGCTGCCGCTGCCCGGCCCGGGGGCGGCGCCCGGATGA
- a CDS encoding response regulator transcription factor has protein sequence MSLRVFIADDQRLVRDGLRMMLESCDDLVVVGEAGDGRAAVDALRGLGADVVLMDVRMPVMDGVEATRALSELGHPARVLILTTFDLDEYAFTALRAGAAGFLLKDARQAELQNAVREVAAGGAVVAPSTTRRLLPYLIDRLPGGRAGPDARLGTLTPRETEVLTEIAAGATNAEIATRLHMAEATVKTHIGNLFAKLHCRDRVALVLFAFDAGLRPGSQARGPSSPP, from the coding sequence ATGAGCCTGCGCGTGTTCATCGCCGACGACCAGCGACTGGTCCGCGACGGGCTCAGGATGATGCTCGAGTCCTGCGACGACCTGGTCGTGGTGGGGGAGGCCGGGGACGGCCGGGCCGCCGTCGACGCCCTGCGCGGCCTGGGCGCGGACGTGGTGCTGATGGACGTCCGGATGCCGGTCATGGACGGCGTCGAGGCGACCCGGGCGCTCAGCGAGCTCGGCCATCCGGCGCGGGTGCTCATCCTCACCACCTTCGACCTCGACGAGTACGCGTTCACCGCGTTGCGCGCGGGGGCGGCGGGTTTCCTGCTCAAGGACGCCCGCCAGGCGGAGCTGCAGAACGCGGTGCGTGAGGTGGCCGCCGGAGGAGCGGTCGTCGCCCCGAGCACCACCCGGCGGCTGCTGCCGTATCTGATCGACCGGCTGCCGGGCGGCCGGGCCGGGCCGGACGCGCGGCTCGGCACCCTGACCCCCCGCGAGACCGAGGTGCTCACCGAGATCGCCGCCGGGGCGACGAACGCCGAGATCGCGACGCGTCTGCACATGGCGGAGGCGACGGTCAAGACGCACATCGGCAACCTGTTCGCCAAGCTGCACTGCCGCGACCGCGTCGCCCTGGTGCTGTTCGCCTTCGACGCCGGTCTGCGACCAGGGTCGCAGGCGCGCGGCCCGAGCTCGCCACCGTAG
- a CDS encoding phenylacetate--CoA ligase family protein, whose protein sequence is MISTLRQWTLRLGSHALSGIYALYRTHPAVWRFMARHYRPRLAGFARLNAWMTCQFAALDVPAYGDFLRRHGWEFRWFDLDSYPPTTKASYVRAYPEPQRCRHGRLEIEGSVVDESSGSSGQPFNWVRSRSELQAVHRNLAAYATMIFPAGRRFVINAYSMGAWATGTNTGIAMSRIAMVKNTGPDIRKIIDTLRHFGPGFEYVVTAYPPFLKRLLDELDAERFPWDEYRISGLVGGEGMTEALRDYLEKRFRKVRSGYGASDLTIGMAGETELSVWVRRRLRTDAALRSRLLGPGEERLPMVFQYNPLETYLETTAGSELLCTINSTAVANPKVRYNIGDEARLATLPEVLAAIGDPAARAEAEAAMRVDGMRLPLLFLFGRKDSTISYMGANIYPQDIEYGLYDGLYAHVLEGFCLELVEDDRLESRPTIHLQLRSAVRVAAAQRELLIDACRAGVLAHLTRSSRDFAESLAEDPSAADVRIVVHDHGTGPFAGSATKLKNVYLVKGSAA, encoded by the coding sequence GTGATCTCGACCCTGCGGCAATGGACGCTCCGGCTCGGCAGCCACGCGCTCAGCGGCATCTACGCCCTCTATCGCACGCACCCCGCGGTGTGGCGCTTCATGGCCCGGCACTACCGGCCCCGCCTCGCCGGTTTCGCCCGCCTCAACGCCTGGATGACCTGCCAGTTCGCGGCGCTCGACGTGCCCGCGTACGGCGATTTCCTGCGCCGCCACGGGTGGGAGTTCCGCTGGTTCGACCTGGACAGCTACCCGCCCACCACGAAGGCGTCCTACGTGCGGGCCTATCCGGAGCCGCAGCGCTGCCGGCACGGGCGGCTCGAGATCGAGGGCAGCGTGGTCGACGAGTCGTCGGGCTCGTCGGGGCAGCCGTTCAACTGGGTCCGCAGCCGGTCCGAGCTGCAGGCCGTGCATCGCAACCTGGCCGCGTACGCCACGATGATCTTTCCGGCCGGGCGCCGGTTCGTGATCAACGCGTACTCGATGGGTGCGTGGGCCACCGGCACGAACACCGGTATCGCGATGTCGCGGATCGCCATGGTCAAGAACACCGGACCCGACATTCGCAAGATCATCGACACGCTGCGGCATTTCGGCCCCGGTTTCGAGTACGTGGTGACCGCCTACCCGCCGTTCCTCAAGCGTCTGCTGGACGAGCTGGACGCCGAACGGTTCCCGTGGGACGAATACCGCATCTCCGGCCTGGTCGGCGGCGAGGGCATGACCGAGGCACTGCGCGACTACCTGGAGAAACGCTTCCGCAAGGTCCGCTCCGGTTACGGCGCTAGCGACCTGACCATCGGCATGGCCGGCGAGACCGAACTCAGCGTGTGGGTCCGCCGCCGCCTGCGCACCGACGCCGCGCTGCGGTCCCGGCTGCTCGGGCCGGGCGAGGAACGGCTGCCCATGGTGTTCCAGTACAACCCGCTGGAGACGTACCTGGAGACCACGGCCGGCTCGGAGCTGCTCTGCACGATCAACTCGACCGCCGTGGCCAACCCCAAGGTGCGTTACAACATCGGCGACGAGGCCCGGCTGGCCACGCTGCCCGAGGTGCTCGCGGCCATCGGCGATCCGGCGGCGCGGGCCGAGGCCGAGGCGGCGATGCGGGTCGACGGGATGCGCCTGCCGCTGCTGTTCCTCTTCGGCCGCAAGGACAGCACGATCTCGTACATGGGGGCCAACATCTACCCCCAGGACATCGAGTACGGGCTCTACGACGGCCTGTACGCGCATGTGCTCGAAGGTTTCTGCCTTGAGCTGGTGGAGGACGACCGGTTGGAGAGCCGGCCCACGATCCACCTCCAACTGCGTTCCGCCGTACGGGTGGCGGCCGCGCAGCGTGAGCTGCTGATCGATGCGTGCCGGGCCGGCGTGCTGGCCCACCTGACCCGCTCGAGCCGGGACTTCGCCGAGTCGCTGGCCGAGGACCCGTCGGCCGCCGACGTACGGATCGTCGTGCACGACCACGGCACCGGGCCGTTCGCCGGCTCCGCCACCAAGCTCAAGAACGTCTACCTCGTGAAGGGGAGCGCCGCATGA
- a CDS encoding mycothiol transferase — protein sequence MDQARAPRAAGRAADDLASYQTSVARSRAAVAGRSPDEASPGEDYTLRWIYLHMIEEYARHNGHADFLRERIDGETGEEPPRRYTSVT from the coding sequence TTGGATCAGGCCCGAGCGCCCCGAGCCGCCGGCCGGGCCGCCGACGATCTGGCCAGCTATCAGACCAGCGTCGCCCGATCGCGGGCGGCCGTGGCCGGGCGCAGCCCCGACGAGGCCAGCCCCGGCGAGGACTACACGCTGCGCTGGATCTACCTGCACATGATCGAGGAGTACGCCCGGCACAACGGGCACGCGGATTTTCTCCGCGAACGCATCGACGGCGAGACGGGCGAGGAGCCACCACGCCGTTACACTTCCGTGACCTGA
- a CDS encoding GNAT family N-acetyltransferase gives MKATPVLSTADLRDFRSLPVRLHPRSLYVPLPAPVIARHSKTASMYVVRDGSGHVVGRTSTYRFGPCQLFGHTEFTDDDTVFGALMQVVTGAAAGRPLFGPVSLLPNQSGGVITSGFESRGFVDSAWNPAYYPAMYERHGFTRRFEADTWAIDVAGSAGAYTFDDNRIAAERLVIRHGTRRGLRHQLPVLREMLNASFAQLGYYTEISAAQLAEQTDGLAYLLDEGLLVWLEKAGRPVAFLVAVPDISEFLMRTGGRLGPLDQLRLLATRARYRRDAVLVIKGVVPSAQGQGYMTLLSREVHRHLEASGYRTLRSTFVERDNTASAASYRRAGGRPLHGYTFYQRGAA, from the coding sequence ATGAAGGCCACGCCCGTTCTGTCGACCGCGGATCTCCGTGACTTCCGGTCGCTTCCCGTGCGGCTGCACCCCCGGAGCCTGTACGTGCCCCTGCCGGCCCCGGTCATCGCCCGGCACAGCAAGACCGCTTCCATGTACGTCGTACGGGACGGCAGCGGGCACGTCGTCGGCCGCACCAGCACCTACCGTTTCGGCCCGTGCCAGCTCTTCGGGCACACGGAGTTCACCGACGACGACACCGTCTTCGGTGCGCTGATGCAGGTCGTGACCGGCGCCGCCGCGGGGCGCCCGTTGTTCGGCCCGGTGTCGTTGCTGCCCAACCAGAGCGGCGGCGTCATCACCAGCGGCTTCGAGTCGCGCGGCTTCGTCGACTCGGCCTGGAACCCAGCCTACTACCCGGCGATGTACGAGCGGCACGGCTTCACCCGCCGCTTCGAGGCCGACACCTGGGCGATCGACGTGGCCGGCTCGGCCGGCGCGTACACGTTCGACGACAACCGGATCGCCGCCGAACGCCTGGTGATCCGGCACGGCACCCGCCGCGGGCTGCGCCACCAGCTGCCCGTCCTGCGCGAGATGCTCAACGCGAGCTTCGCGCAGCTCGGCTACTACACCGAGATCTCGGCGGCGCAGCTGGCCGAACAGACCGACGGGCTGGCTTACCTGCTCGACGAGGGCCTGCTGGTCTGGTTGGAGAAGGCGGGCCGCCCGGTGGCGTTCCTCGTGGCGGTCCCCGACATCTCCGAGTTCCTGATGCGTACGGGCGGCCGGCTCGGCCCCCTCGACCAGCTGCGGCTGCTGGCCACCCGGGCGCGCTACCGCCGGGACGCCGTGCTGGTGATCAAGGGTGTGGTGCCGTCCGCGCAAGGCCAGGGGTACATGACGCTGCTCAGCCGGGAGGTGCACCGGCACCTGGAGGCGAGCGGCTACCGGACGCTGCGCAGCACCTTCGTGGAGCGTGACAACACCGCGTCGGCCGCCTCCTACCGCCGGGCCGGTGGGCGGCCCCTGCACGGATACACCTTCTACCAGCGAGGTGCGGCATGA
- a CDS encoding ABC transporter ATP-binding protein: MIDTSAIADPSRPASARGLSKTYGTGPTAVAALRGVTVEFARGTFTAVMGPSGSGKSTLMHCLAGLDRPTGGHVYVSGRDLTTLDDRQLTRIRRDHIGFVFQSFNLVPTLTARQNILLPLDLAGRRADPARLGATVAALGLGDRLDHRPGELSGGQQQRVAIARALVTEPDVVFADEPTGALDSSTAAGLLELLRRSCHELGQTVVMVTHDPIAAAHADRALLLSDGLLVRELERPTAAAVLDQMRSSAS; this comes from the coding sequence ATGATCGATACGTCAGCCATTGCGGACCCGTCGCGGCCGGCCTCGGCGCGCGGGCTCAGCAAGACCTACGGAACGGGGCCGACCGCCGTGGCCGCCCTGCGCGGGGTCACCGTGGAATTCGCCCGGGGCACGTTCACCGCCGTCATGGGACCGTCCGGGTCCGGCAAGTCGACGCTCATGCACTGCCTGGCCGGGCTGGACCGGCCCACCGGCGGGCACGTGTACGTGAGCGGCCGCGACCTGACGACGCTGGACGACCGGCAGCTCACCCGGATCCGCCGCGACCACATCGGGTTCGTCTTCCAGTCGTTCAATCTCGTCCCGACGCTGACCGCGCGGCAGAACATCCTGTTGCCGCTCGACCTGGCCGGCCGGCGCGCCGACCCGGCACGGCTCGGCGCCACGGTCGCGGCGCTGGGCCTCGGCGATCGTCTCGACCACCGGCCCGGCGAGTTGTCGGGTGGGCAGCAGCAGCGCGTCGCGATCGCCCGGGCCCTGGTCACCGAGCCCGACGTCGTCTTCGCCGACGAGCCGACCGGTGCGCTCGACTCGAGCACCGCCGCCGGCCTGTTGGAGCTTTTGCGGCGCTCGTGCCACGAGCTCGGTCAGACCGTCGTCATGGTCACCCACGACCCGATCGCCGCCGCCCACGCCGACCGGGCGCTGCTGCTCAGCGACGGCCTGCTCGTACGGGAGCTCGAGCGACCCACCGCGGCCGCCGTGCTCGACCAGATGCGGAGCTCGGCGTCATGA
- a CDS encoding DUF4188 domain-containing protein: MRTTDFSAAPPQGRADAMFIGATKYTGPLAMWHTIRTWFPMVRQMKRMSGYRWHTVYYRFPYTIGTIAFFEDQDAMLKFARSRHHRDLMCWLTDEGATNATAGFIRLFTAQPHGYSNGTWRAEDGTMSHMPTWTPLSTETTGPRVHR; encoded by the coding sequence ATGAGGACCACCGACTTCAGCGCGGCCCCGCCGCAAGGGCGGGCGGACGCCATGTTCATCGGAGCCACGAAATACACCGGGCCGCTGGCCATGTGGCACACGATCCGCACCTGGTTCCCGATGGTGCGGCAGATGAAGCGGATGTCCGGCTACCGCTGGCACACCGTGTACTACCGGTTCCCGTACACGATCGGCACCATCGCCTTCTTCGAGGACCAGGACGCGATGCTCAAGTTCGCCCGCAGCCGCCACCACCGCGACCTGATGTGCTGGCTCACCGACGAAGGCGCGACCAACGCCACCGCCGGTTTCATCCGTCTGTTCACCGCCCAGCCGCACGGTTACAGCAACGGCACGTGGCGGGCCGAGGACGGCACCATGTCGCACATGCCGACGTGGACCCCGCTGTCCACCGAGACGACCGGCCCGCGGGTGCACCGCTGA
- a CDS encoding FtsX-like permease family protein, with protein sequence MTVLRIALAELRQHPRRVVAVVVSIVLAVGYLVASVTVLAGTTTALERGVIERTAGTDVVVTLRAMDPRAQAALAHRVAAVPGVASADLSYLSRGSVSGSSEWVQQQSVPANAKLRWTDLTAGRWPAGPDDIALGATTARQLNLRLGDRVTVHDTTSSVTLTVTGLVRESGSLLSGLAQRSFVAPSYYTGAPSIRTSLQTEILVVGDGSVAAARLAAEVTAVAGDNRVETSTSFGRRKMSEATGGVFVLHLMLLVFGAIALLVGAIMIVNTFVVLVAQRRRQIGLLRALGAGRWQILRALLAEAAAIGVAGAVLGTGAGIGLAAVVAAALDGPLTVPVGQVSALAAVGVAVTLAAVLVPARQAMRVAPLDALRPVADRPAERRFARLRAAAAALLGCIGLAGIAWGSGERPYALLFTVGGAFVAAVALLSASGIIVPALLRGVGRALRRGRPTVRLAHLNVVRNPGRTAATAAALMLAVGLVVTLQVGAASMTATAERNLSEQFPIDVTVSVFGGALPERTIRDVAGVAGVAEVAALPSARVRAGLRGRTTDVVVLSPGPDALALVPVPVPPLRNTVLADPYLLADTGVRDGTRVTLTGPSGSVTVPVRAHDLAPADAMVVGPDVMRALDARAPAGTLWARTRPDADITALRSQLRAVVAPITGAEVGGGLSAKAGYREFLEKLLTVTLMLLGVAVLIALIGVGNTLGLSVLERARESALLRALGLQGRQLRWMLAIEATLLSLAGTVLGTAAGVLFGYLGTRALSDEVNFRTVVFSVSPPRLLTVAAVALAAGVLASVLPGRRAARAAPIEALTD encoded by the coding sequence ATGACTGTGCTGCGGATAGCCCTGGCCGAGCTGCGGCAGCATCCGCGGCGGGTCGTTGCGGTGGTCGTGTCGATCGTGTTGGCCGTGGGCTACCTGGTCGCCTCCGTGACGGTGCTGGCCGGCACCACCACCGCTCTCGAGCGCGGCGTCATCGAACGCACCGCCGGGACCGACGTGGTGGTGACGCTGCGGGCCATGGATCCACGCGCGCAGGCGGCCCTGGCCCATCGGGTCGCGGCGGTGCCCGGGGTCGCCTCAGCTGACCTCAGCTACCTGTCGCGCGGCTCGGTCAGCGGCTCGTCGGAGTGGGTGCAGCAGCAGTCCGTGCCGGCCAACGCGAAGCTGCGCTGGACGGACCTGACCGCTGGGCGCTGGCCGGCCGGGCCCGACGACATCGCGCTCGGCGCGACCACCGCCCGCCAGCTGAACCTGCGCCTCGGTGACCGTGTCACCGTGCACGACACCACCTCCTCGGTCACGCTGACGGTGACCGGTCTGGTGCGCGAGAGCGGCTCGTTGCTCTCCGGGCTGGCGCAGCGCTCGTTCGTCGCGCCTTCGTACTACACCGGTGCCCCCTCCATCCGCACCTCGCTGCAGACGGAGATCCTGGTCGTCGGGGACGGCTCGGTGGCCGCCGCCCGGCTCGCGGCCGAGGTGACCGCGGTGGCCGGTGACAACCGGGTGGAGACCTCGACCTCGTTCGGCCGGCGCAAGATGAGCGAGGCCACCGGCGGAGTCTTCGTCCTGCACCTGATGCTGCTGGTCTTCGGCGCGATCGCCCTGCTGGTCGGCGCGATCATGATCGTCAACACGTTCGTCGTGCTGGTGGCCCAGCGGCGAAGGCAGATCGGGTTGCTGCGCGCGCTGGGGGCCGGGCGGTGGCAGATCCTGCGGGCGCTGCTGGCCGAGGCGGCGGCGATCGGTGTCGCCGGCGCGGTGCTGGGCACGGGGGCCGGAATCGGGCTGGCCGCCGTCGTCGCGGCCGCGCTGGACGGCCCGCTGACCGTGCCGGTCGGGCAGGTGAGCGCACTGGCCGCGGTGGGGGTGGCGGTGACCCTGGCCGCGGTGCTGGTGCCGGCCCGGCAGGCGATGCGGGTGGCGCCGCTGGACGCCCTGCGACCGGTCGCCGACCGCCCGGCCGAGCGCCGCTTCGCGCGCTTGCGGGCGGCCGCCGCCGCTCTGCTCGGCTGCATCGGGCTGGCCGGCATCGCGTGGGGCTCCGGCGAGCGGCCGTACGCTCTGCTGTTCACCGTGGGCGGGGCCTTCGTGGCGGCGGTGGCGCTGCTGTCAGCGTCCGGGATCATCGTGCCGGCGCTGCTGCGCGGCGTGGGCCGGGCCCTGCGGCGTGGGCGCCCCACCGTCCGGCTGGCCCACCTGAACGTCGTCCGCAACCCGGGCCGGACGGCCGCCACCGCCGCGGCCCTCATGCTGGCCGTCGGTCTGGTGGTCACCCTGCAGGTCGGCGCGGCGAGCATGACGGCCACCGCGGAACGCAACCTGAGCGAGCAGTTCCCCATCGACGTGACGGTCTCCGTCTTCGGCGGCGCCCTGCCCGAGCGCACGATCCGCGACGTCGCCGGGGTGGCCGGGGTCGCCGAGGTGGCGGCGCTGCCGTCCGCGCGGGTCCGGGCCGGCCTGCGCGGGCGCACCACCGACGTCGTCGTGCTCAGCCCCGGCCCGGACGCGCTGGCCCTGGTCCCGGTGCCCGTGCCGCCGTTGCGAAACACCGTCCTGGCCGACCCGTACCTGCTGGCCGACACGGGCGTCCGGGACGGGACACGGGTCACCTTGACCGGTCCGTCCGGCTCGGTGACCGTACCGGTCAGGGCGCATGACCTGGCCCCCGCCGACGCGATGGTGGTGGGCCCGGACGTCATGCGCGCTCTCGACGCGCGGGCGCCCGCCGGCACCCTGTGGGCCCGCACGCGCCCGGACGCCGACATCACCGCCCTCCGCTCCCAGCTGCGGGCGGTGGTGGCCCCGATCACCGGCGCCGAGGTGGGCGGTGGCCTGTCGGCGAAGGCCGGCTACCGGGAGTTCCTCGAGAAGCTGCTGACCGTCACCCTCATGCTGCTGGGCGTGGCCGTTTTGATCGCGCTGATCGGGGTGGGCAACACCCTGGGCCTGTCGGTGCTGGAACGCGCCCGCGAGTCGGCGCTGCTGCGTGCGCTCGGGCTGCAGGGCCGCCAGCTGCGATGGATGCTCGCGATCGAGGCGACCCTGCTCAGCCTGGCCGGCACGGTTCTCGGTACGGCCGCCGGCGTCCTCTTCGGTTACCTCGGCACGCGGGCCCTCAGCGACGAGGTCAACTTTCGCACGGTGGTGTTCTCGGTGTCCCCGCCGCGGCTGCTGACGGTGGCGGCGGTGGCCTTGGCGGCCGGGGTGCTCGCCTCGGTGCTCCCCGGCCGTCGGGCGGCCCGGGCCGCCCCGATCGAGGCCCTGACCGACTAG